Within the Micromonospora citrea genome, the region GCCGCGGCCGACCAGACGTCGCTGCGGGCGGGTGGCCCGAACCGGACCGGCACGCCGGGGGAATACAGCACGCTGGCCGGCGGCCCGCTCGGCGCGGGCAGCCCGGCGGCCGCGACCAGCTCGTCGTCGAGACGCAGCAGCTCGGCGCGGTGCAGCGGCCAGCGGGGGTGCCAGTTCGGCAGGTGCAGCGTGCGACCGTACGCCCGGGTGTGCAGACCCCAGCGGGCGGTGACGAAGCGCTCCAGCGGGGTGGGGTCGGCGATCGGCCCGCCCACCCGGACCTCCATCCGGCTGGTCGCTCCGGCGGGGCCGGGCCAGCGACGCCGGCACCGGTAGGTGCGCCGGTCGCCGTCGCGCTCCAGCCGCATCGCCGACCAGATGTACGGCAGCCGCAGGGTCGCACGCGCGACCAGCACGGGAACCAGCCGGGACGCGTCGAGCGAGCGGAACACCACGGCCCGCCGCCCGGTCACGTCGACGGAGTAGAGCCGGACATTGGTCTCCCAGAAGGTGCCGAGATACGGCACGCCCGGGCCCCGGCCGAGGCCCAGCCCCACCATGCGAAAGCCGATCAGGCCGACGTAGGTCAGCCCGTCGAGGGTGTCCGGCCGGGTGCCGGCCGGCAGCAGCGGCGCGACGCGTTCCGGCGCGACCGCCCAGTGCAGGAAGGTGAGGTCCTCCCAGCGCTGCCGCAGGACGGTTCGCGGAAACGCCTGCTCGGGCGCGCAGTCCACCGGCTCGATGTGCACCCGCTCATCCTGCCCCACACCCGGACCGGCGGCCGGCCACGCCGGTCCGCGCCGGCGAACTGTCGGTGCCCGCCGCTACCGTCGCACCCGTGGTGACCGTCGACGACGTCCGCGCGCTGGCCCGGACGCTGCCCCGCAGCAGCGAGCACCTCGTCCGCGACCGGGTGAAGTTCCGGGTCGGCTCGATCGTCTACGTGGCGTTCTCCCGCGACGAGCAGACGATGGGCTTCGGCTACCCGAAGGAGCAGCGGGACGGCCTCGTCGCCGCCGAGCCGGACCTGTTCTTCCTGCCCGGCGCGGCCGACCTGCGGTTCAACTGGGTGTGCTGCCATCTCGCCCGCCTCGACCAGGACCAGATGACCGAGCTGGTGACGGAGGCCTGGCGGATGGTGGTGCCCAAGTTCCTCGCCCGGCAGCGGCTGGGCCACTGACGGTCCCGCGTCGTCGGCCGCCGCGCCGGCCCGCTCCCGGCCGCACGGGGGCGGCCCCGCCGGCCTGCCCCCGCACGTGGCCTTGTGCGCGGGTCCACGGCCGAGCCACCCCGACCAGGCGGGGCCCCTCGCCGGATCAGGTCATCGTGACGCCTTGCGCACCCCGGGCAGCTCGCCGCGCAGCGCCATCGCGCGAAACCGCATCCGGGACAGGCCGAAGCGGGCCAGCACGCCGCGCGGCCGGCCGTCGACGGCGTCCCGGCTGCGCAGCCGCACGCGACTGCCGTCCCGGGGCAGTCGGGCGAGTCGCCGGACGGCGTCGTCGCGCACGTCGGGAGGGGTGGCGGGATGGGCGACGACGCCCTTCAGCTCGGCGCGCCGAGCGGCGTGGCGGGCCACGAGTTCCTCGCGGCGCGCCTGCCGGTCGCCGAGGCACCGGCGCGCCATCAGCGCTCCTCGCGAAAGTCGACGTGCCGGCGCACCACCGGGTCGTACCTGCGCAGCACCAGCCGGTCCGGGTCGTTGCGGCGGTTCTTGCGGGTGACGTAGGCGTAGCCCGTGCCGGCGGTGCTGCGGAGCCTCACCACCGGGCGACTCCCGGTCCGCCGGGCCATCACAACTTCACCCCCCGGGCGCGCAGCCGGGCGACGACCTTCTCGATGCCGTCCCGGTCGACGGTCCGCAGCGCCCTGGCCGTGAGCGTCAGGCGCACCCACCGCCGCTCGGACGGCAGCCAGTAGCGATGGCTCTGCAGGTTCGGGTTCCACCGTCGGCGGGTGCGCCGGTGGGAGTGGGAGACGGCGTTGCCGAAGCTGGGGCTGGCACCGGTCACGTCACATCGTCTGGACACACGGACTCCTTCACACCACGGCCGTAGCCGTAACGAAAATGGTTTCCAGTTTCTATCGCATCCGGCCGGTCGCCCTCAAGGCGGGGCGCCGCGACGGGGGGCCGACGCCGAGCGGGGCGCCCCGCTCGCCCGCCACCGGCGGCTTGTCTATAGTGACAATCGTTTTCAACTAACGGAGAGGATCGCGATGCCGACGTCACCCCTCGCGCCGGCCGAGACCGGCGCCTCGGCGGCCGACACCCGCCCGTCCCTGACCGTCCTCAGCGGCTTCTGGCCGGCCGCGACGTACGCGGTCGCCCGGACCCTGCTCGCCGCGGACCCGAGCCTGCTGCTGATCCGCCACGACCTCGCCGACGTCCACCGGGGCAGCGTCCACCGGGTGGTACGTGACGGCGCGGGCATCCTGGAGGACGAACGCGTCGCCCTGGCACACGGCTGCGTCTCGTGCACGCTGCGGGAGGACGTGCTGCCCACCCTCGCCCGGCTCGCCCGTGCCCAGCCCGGCAGGGGCCTGCTGCTGATGCTGCCCGAGGTGGTGGAACCGGAGGCGGTGGCGGCCGCCTGCGCGCGGTGCCCCGTCGACGGGACACCGATCACCGAGCTGTTGCGGATCGACTCCTACACCACCGTCGTCGACATCGAGCACCTGCTCGACGGCCTGGCCAGCACCGACGACCTCAAGTCGCTCGGCATCCAGGCCGCCGACAACGACGACCGGGCGCTCGCCGACGTCGTCGTCCGCCAGATCGAGTACGCCGACACGCTCGTCCTGTGGGGAGAGTCCCGCGAGGGGGCGTACGACAGCGAACGTCTCGGGGTGCTGCTCGCCCGGATCGCGCCCTGGGCGGTCCAGGTCCGCGTCGACGGCGACGTCGTCGACGCCCGCGAGTTGACCCGTCGACTGCGGGACACCGGGCGGCACCGCCCGGAGACCCCCGCCGTGCTGGCCCGGGGCCTGGAGGGCCACGTCCTCGGCGTACACGAGCCGCAACCCGACTGCGGGGTGGTCTCCGTCCTGTTCCGCGCGCGCCGGCCGTTCCACCCCGACCGGCTGCACGACGTGCTCGAGGACGTCAACGCCGAGGTGCTGCGCTCGCGCGGCCACCTCTGGCTCGCCAGCCAGCCCGAGACCGTGATCGCCTGGGACTTCGCCGGCGGCGGTCTCAGCCTCGGGTCACTCGGGCAGTGGCTGGTGGCCGTTCCCGACGACCGCTGGGACGACGCCTCCACCCACCGGCAGCTCGCCGCCACCCTCGACTGGGACCCCTACTACGGCGACCGCCAGCAGCATCTGGTCTTCGTCGGTCTGGACCTCGATCCGGCGCGGCTGCGGCGCATGCTCGGCGCGTGCCTGCTCACCGACGCGGAACTCGCCGACGGCGAGGAGGTCTGGCGGACCTACCGGGACCCGTTCGCCGGCTGCTTCCCGCCGACCACCCCCGACACCCGGACCAAGGGAGACGCTCCCGCATGAGGCCCGGCATCCAGCCCGCCTACCGCCCCGTCGTCCACCGCGACCGCGCCGCCGGCTTCGCCCTCCTCACCCGCTCCACCGCCACCGGCAGCCAGAAGATCGAATGGTCCGACGGCGACACCTGTCCCGTCATCGACGTCCAGACCTCCTCCGCCGGCCCCGGACGGTCGGCCGCGCCTGCAACGCCATCGCCGCCACCGGATCGCTCGCCTAGGCTCGACCCGTGCGTCGGACGAACCTGTACACGGTCGAGGGCGGCCTCGGGCTGGACGTCACCGGTCGGCGCTCACCCGACCTGCGCCTCGAGGTCGCGTCCGGCCGACGCCTGCTGCTGCGTCAGCGGCACCGCCCGGTCCTGTTCGGCAGGGCGCACCCCGCGAACCACGGCATGCACGTGTACCGGACCGGGGACCACATCTCGCCGCTGCCTCCCCTGCGAGCCGACGACGCGCGGCGGACCGGTCCCTCCGGTGGTGCGTCGTGGCACGGCCGCTGGGCGCACCGGTTCGCGTCCTGGCTGTACGACGCCGGCACGGGGCCGCTGCACGACGGGCGGTGGGCCCTCGGTCCCCGCCGGCTGCCGCCGTACTGCCTGCGCGGCGACCTCGTCCGGGACCATCCGGCCGCCTACCTCGACTGGCTGGGCGCGGGCTGGAACGGCGTGCTGCCCCTGCGGCGGCTGCCCGACGTCGACACCGCCCGCGTGAAGGCGTACCGCAGGCAGGCCCGCGAGCGGGTGCTGCCGCCGATCCTGCTGTGGTCGGTGAGCGCGTTCGACGGCTACCTGCTGCTGGACGGCCACTGCCGTCTGGTCGCGGCCCTCGCCGAGGGAGTCGATCCGGCGGTCCTGGCGCTGTCCCTCCTGGCGGATCCCGAGGTCGTGGGCGACGACCAGGTTGCCGCCCACGTCGCGCTGACGGATCGGGTGACCGCGCAGGCCGCCCGGAGCGGCGCCGACCCGCTCCGGGCGGCGGAAGCGCTCGCCCGCCGGTTCGCCGAGGCGTGCGCCGCCCAGCCGGAGGAGGGCAGGACGCGGGCCTGGCCCGTCCGGGGTGGCGTGCCGGCGTGGGAGCGGCAGACCGCGCACGCGACCGGACAGTGGGCGGCGACCGTGCGAGCGTAGGCCGGGTCAGCGCGGCCGGGCGGCGACCGGATCTCCTGTGCGGACACGCGGCGGAGCGGGCCGTGCCGCGGTCAGCCGGGCGAGGGCGTCGTCGCGGCTGTCGAAGACGGGCAGGGCCGCGTCCAGGCGCATGGTGTGCAGCACCGTGCGGACGAATCCGGACGGCGCGGCCAGGCAGAGCGTGACGCCGCGGTCGCGGGCGTCGCGGTGGGCGCGCACGAGCACGCCCAGCCCGGTGGAGTCGATGACGTGCACGCGGCTGAGGTCGACCACCACGTGTCCGCCCATGTCGGCGGCGTGCCGCAGGGCGGCGCGGAGCGTGTCGCCACTGTCGAGATCGATGTCACCGGTGGCCGTGACGACGGTGGCGTCGCCGAGGTGGTCGATGCCGAGGATGCCGCCCGGGCCGTGGTCCCCGCACGGCGCGGGCCCGCCCCCGGAGGCCGGCAGCAGACTGCAGTGGGGACAGCGGTGCGGGCCGGCCGCGAACGGGGAGCCGCTCCAGCCGTGCTCCGCGACGAGGGCCCAGACGACGTCGACGTCGGTCAGGACGCCCGCGGCCGCGGTGACGATGTCGCCGCAGGTGTCGCAGATCAGTGTCATCCGGTGGTGGTCCGGGACGACGGTCATCGTGGTGTCCTTCCTGTCTGTTCCCGCGCGCTGACGTCGTGCCCGCTCGCTGTCCCTGCCCCGCGTCGCCGCGCCGGGCGTGGCGACGCGGCCGGCAGCCAAACGTGCCGGTCCGGGTTGGCGGCCACCGTGCGAACGTGTGTCAGTTGCGTGACAACCTGCCCCTGCCGGGATGAACGGGGTCGACGGCAGGGGCCCGGCAACCGCGGTGGGGTGACCGCGCGTGTAACCCACGACGGGATCTTGCGGAGCCGACCGGTCGACCGCCCGAACTCGTCGATCCTGCCCCTGCCGACTGCGGGACACCGCGCGGACCCACCCGGATCCCCGCGGCCCGCGAAACTGGAGGACCCATGATCCGTGACGCCTCGACGCCACCGGCCGTCAGCCGCCGCGCCCTGCTGGGGCTGGCGGCGGCACTGCCGCTGGCCGGATGCGCGAAGGACGGGACGCCCGCCGCCGCCCCCTCCCCGACCGTGTCGTCCGCCGCGTCCTCCTCCCCCACCACGACGCCGGACGGCCGCGATCCCCGCCTGACCGAACTGGAGCGGAAGTACGGCGCCCGCCTCGGGGTGTACGCCCTCGCCACCGGCACCGGCGCCACCGTCGCCCACCGGGCCGACGAGCGGTTCGCCTTCTGCTCCGCGTTCAAGGGGCTGGCGGCAGCGGCGGTGCTGCACCGCAACCCGCTGTCGCACCTGGACACGGTCGTCAGATACGCCGAGCGTGACCTGATGAAGAGTTCCGCCATCACCCGCAGGCACGTGGCCACGGGGATGACGGTCCGGCAGGTGTGCGACGCCGCGGTCCGCTTCAGCGACGGCACGGCCGGCAACCTCCTGCTCCGCGACCTGGGTGGTCCCGCCGAGCTCACGGCGTACGTCCGTGGCCTCGGCGACACCGTCACGCGGATGGACCGCTTCGAGCCGCACATCGTGACGGCCGTCCCCGGGGACCTGCGCGACACCACTTCTCCCCGAGCCATCGGCACCGACTACCAGAAGATCGTGCTGGGCGACGCCCTGCCGCCGGACAAGCGCGCCTTCCTGCGCGGCCTGCTGGAGCGCAACGCCACCGGGGCGGGCGCCCGGCGCATCCGGGCGGGCGTGCCGAAGGGCTGGACCGTGGCGGACAAGACCGGGACCGGCGACTACGGCACCGTCAACGACATCGCCGTCGTGTGGCCCCCGCAGGCCGCACCCCTCGTCGTCTCGATCATGTCCAGCAAGGCCGCCCGGGACGCCGAGTACGACCAGGAGCTCCTCGCCGAGGCGGCCGCCCACGTCGTGGCCACGCTCACCTGATCCGCGCCGGACCCACGGCGGCACGCCCCCGACGGTCCGACGCCACGGCAGTGCCCGCATGGCGGCGTCGGACCTCGGCGCACCCCCGCACCGCGGCGCGCCGGCGACGGACCGTCGGGGAGCCCGCCGTCCGTGGGCCGTGGAGGACCGCCGCCCTTGTGACCAAGGTTTGAATGGTGGTTCAATCCTTGCGTGGTCTACCGGAGCACCGAGCGGGTCAGGGCTCGGCTGAGCGCGTCGCGGGAGCGGATCATCGCCGCCGCGCTGGAGATCATGGCCGGGGCCGGGTACGCCGGCTGCTCCGTCGCCGCCGTGGCCGAGCGGGCCGGCGTGGCGACCGGCACCGTCTACCGGCACTTCCCCGCCAAGGCCGACCTGTTCGCCGAGGTGTTCCGCACCGCCTCCCAGCGCGAGGTGGACGCGGTGGCGCGTGCCGCCGCGCTGGAGAGGACCGCCGCCCGGCAGGTCTCCGCCGTCGTCGAGACGTTCTGCGGTCGCGCGCTGAAGTCGCCGCGGCTGGCGTACGCCCTGCTGGCCGAGCCGGTCGATCCCGCGGTCGACGCCGAGCGGCTGGTCTTCCGCCGCGCGTACGCCGAACTGATCGCCGGCCACGTCGCGGCGGGCGTGGCAAGCGGCGAGCTGCCCGCGCAGGACCCGGAGCTGACCGCAGCCGCGCTGGTCGGCGCCCTGGCCGAGGCGATGGTCGGCCCGCTGGCGGCCGGCGTCGCCGGCCCGGGCACCGTCCCCGGCCTGATCACCTTCAGCCACCGAGCGTTGGGAGTGTCGCCGTGACGACGCACGAGGTCTTCAACCAGGTCCCCCCGCTGGTCGGCCACGACACGGCCGACGACCCGGCGCTGCTGGACGGTCTCGCGCGGGAGGGCGCCGGCTGGGCCGTCGCCGAACTGCACGAGCTCGGCCGGATCGGCGGCGCCGAGCAGGCGGCCGAACAGGGGCGGCTGGCTAACGAGCACCCGCCCGTCCTGCGCACCCACGACCGCTACGGCCACCGCATCGACGAGGTGGAGTTCCATCCCGCGTGGCACGAGCTGATGCGCACCGCGGTCACGCACGGCCTGCACGCCGCCCCGTGGGCGGACGACCGGCCGGGCGCCCACGTGGCGCGGGCGGCCGGGTTCTACGTCTGGCGTCCCGACGCCGGGCACGGCTGCCCGATCTCGATGACGTACGCGGCGGTGCCCGCGCTGCGGCACGCCCCGGAGCTGGCCGCGCGGTACGAGCCGCTGCTCACCGCCCGCACGTACGACTTCGGGCTGCGCCCGCCGCTGGCGAAGCGGGGACTGCTGGCCGGCATGTCGATGACGGAGAAGCAGGGCGGCTCGGACGTACGCGCCAACGCCACCACCGCCCGCCCCGAGCCGGACGGCACCTACCGGCTCGTCGGGCACAAGTGGTTCACGTCGGCGCCGATGTGCGACCTCTTCCTCACCCTCGCCCAGGCGCCCGGCGGGCTCACCTGCTTCCTCGTACCCCGCGTCCTGCCGGACGGCACGCGCAACCCGATGCGGCTGATGCGCCTCAAGGACAAGCTCGGCAACCGGTCCAACGCCTCCGCCGAGGTCGAGTACGAACACGCCGTGGCCTGGCGCGTCGGGGACGAGGGCCGGGGCGTTCGCACCATCATCGACATGGTCAACCTGACCCGCCTCGACTGCGTCATCGGGGCGGCGGCCGGGATGCGCCAAGGCGTGCTCACCGCCGCCCACCACGCCACCCACCGGCGGGCCTTCGGCCGGTACCTGGTCGACCAGCCGCTGATGCGCAACGTGCTCGCCGACCTCGCCGTCGAGTCCGAGGCCGCCACCGTGCTCATGATGCGGCTCGCCGGAGCGACCGACCGGTCCGCGCGCGGCGACGCCGGCGAGACCGCCTTCAAACGGCTCGCCCTCGCCGTCGGCAAGTACTGGGTCTGCAAGCGTTGGCCGGCCCACGCCGCCGAGGCTCTCGAGTGCCTGGGCGGCAACGGCTACGTCGAGGAATCCGGGATGCCCCGACTGTTCCGCGAGTCGCCGCTGAACTCCATCTGGGAGGGCTCCGGCAACGTCGCCGCGCTGGACGTGCTGCGCGCCCTGGGCCGGGAACCGCAGGTCATGGAGGCGTTCCAGGCCGAGGTGGGCGCGGCCGCCGGCGCCGACGCGCGGCTCGACGCCGCGGTGCGGCAGGTGCGGGCCGAACTGTCCGACCACGACGACCTCGAACTGCGGGCCCGCCGCGTCGTGGAACGGCTCGCCCTGGTCCTCCAGGGGTCGCTGCTGGTGCGGCACGGCCATCCGGCCGTCGCCGACGCCTTCTGCGCCTCCCGGCTCGGCGGCGACCACGGCCAGGCGTACGGCACCCTGCCGGCCGGGGTGGACTTCGCCGCGATCATCTCCCGCGCCGTGCCGAAGGTGGCCTGAGGGCCTCCGGCGCCGGCGCGTCCGACCGGACGGGCACGCCCGCCAGCCAGCGGTCCAGGGCCGCCGGGGAGCGGAACAGCAGCACCGGCGGCCCGGTCGGGTCGGCCTGCCAGGCCCGCATCCGCCGCCGGGCCCGGCCGAACGCCGTGACGTGCCAGAGCAGGATCGAGTCGTGGGACAGCACGCTGCCCAGCGACTCCCGGTTGCCGTTGCAGATCTCCTCACCGGTCACCAGCCGACGGACGGTGCGGCGCAGCAGCCGCCAGAAGGAGAGCCAGCGCGGGTAGTCGAGGCCGACGACCAGGTCGGCGCGGGCGAGCACCACGTCGCGCCAGCCGTGGTACGCGCCGTCGAGGATCCAGCGGTCGCGCCGGCAGAGCGCCTCGATCCGGCTGCGCTGCCGCGCGACCGGCACCTCGACCCAGCCGGGCTCCCACAGCAGGTCGTCGACCGGGTACCACGGCAGCCCCAGGCGCTCGGACAGACGCGCCGCCAGGGTGGACTTGCCGGCCCCGTACACCGCGTAGACCAGGATGCGGGACGGGGCGCTCACCACCGCAGCGTACGCCGGTGGCGCCAGCGGGGCCCGTCGCGACGGTCCCGTCGACGGTGCCGCCCGCGCGAGGGGCGTCGCGCCCGTCGCTGTCGTACCCGTCCGTAGGCTCGGGTGCATGGCAGATCCGTTCCGGGTGCGCGTCGCCGTCCGCGGCTACGAACTCGACACCCAGGGCCACCTGAACCAGGCCGTCTACCTGCAGTACGGCGAGCACGCCCGGTGGGAGTGCCTGCGGGCGGCCGGCATCACGCAGGAGCGGCTCCTGGCCGCCGGGGTGGGGCCCGTCGCCCTGGAGGTGACCCTGCGATACCTCAG harbors:
- a CDS encoding YqjF family protein, which produces MHIEPVDCAPEQAFPRTVLRQRWEDLTFLHWAVAPERVAPLLPAGTRPDTLDGLTYVGLIGFRMVGLGLGRGPGVPYLGTFWETNVRLYSVDVTGRRAVVFRSLDASRLVPVLVARATLRLPYIWSAMRLERDGDRRTYRCRRRWPGPAGATSRMEVRVGGPIADPTPLERFVTARWGLHTRAYGRTLHLPNWHPRWPLHRAELLRLDDELVAAAGLPAPSGPPASVLYSPGVPVRFGPPARSDVWSAAARASG
- a CDS encoding MmcQ/YjbR family DNA-binding protein; its protein translation is MVTVDDVRALARTLPRSSEHLVRDRVKFRVGSIVYVAFSRDEQTMGFGYPKEQRDGLVAAEPDLFFLPGAADLRFNWVCCHLARLDQDQMTELVTEAWRMVVPKFLARQRLGH
- the rpsN gene encoding 30S ribosomal protein S14 — its product is MARRCLGDRQARREELVARHAARRAELKGVVAHPATPPDVRDDAVRRLARLPRDGSRVRLRSRDAVDGRPRGVLARFGLSRMRFRAMALRGELPGVRKASR
- the rpmG gene encoding 50S ribosomal protein L33 — encoded protein: MARRTGSRPVVRLRSTAGTGYAYVTRKNRRNDPDRLVLRRYDPVVRRHVDFREER
- the rpmB gene encoding 50S ribosomal protein L28 codes for the protein MSRRCDVTGASPSFGNAVSHSHRRTRRRWNPNLQSHRYWLPSERRWVRLTLTARALRTVDRDGIEKVVARLRARGVKL
- a CDS encoding CobW family GTP-binding protein; this translates as MPTSPLAPAETGASAADTRPSLTVLSGFWPAATYAVARTLLAADPSLLLIRHDLADVHRGSVHRVVRDGAGILEDERVALAHGCVSCTLREDVLPTLARLARAQPGRGLLLMLPEVVEPEAVAAACARCPVDGTPITELLRIDSYTTVVDIEHLLDGLASTDDLKSLGIQAADNDDRALADVVVRQIEYADTLVLWGESREGAYDSERLGVLLARIAPWAVQVRVDGDVVDARELTRRLRDTGRHRPETPAVLARGLEGHVLGVHEPQPDCGVVSVLFRARRPFHPDRLHDVLEDVNAEVLRSRGHLWLASQPETVIAWDFAGGGLSLGSLGQWLVAVPDDRWDDASTHRQLAATLDWDPYYGDRQQHLVFVGLDLDPARLRRMLGACLLTDAELADGEEVWRTYRDPFAGCFPPTTPDTRTKGDAPA
- a CDS encoding STAS domain-containing protein → MTVVPDHHRMTLICDTCGDIVTAAAGVLTDVDVVWALVAEHGWSGSPFAAGPHRCPHCSLLPASGGGPAPCGDHGPGGILGIDHLGDATVVTATGDIDLDSGDTLRAALRHAADMGGHVVVDLSRVHVIDSTGLGVLVRAHRDARDRGVTLCLAAPSGFVRTVLHTMRLDAALPVFDSRDDALARLTAARPAPPRVRTGDPVAARPR
- the bla gene encoding class A beta-lactamase produces the protein MIRDASTPPAVSRRALLGLAAALPLAGCAKDGTPAAAPSPTVSSAASSSPTTTPDGRDPRLTELERKYGARLGVYALATGTGATVAHRADERFAFCSAFKGLAAAAVLHRNPLSHLDTVVRYAERDLMKSSAITRRHVATGMTVRQVCDAAVRFSDGTAGNLLLRDLGGPAELTAYVRGLGDTVTRMDRFEPHIVTAVPGDLRDTTSPRAIGTDYQKIVLGDALPPDKRAFLRGLLERNATGAGARRIRAGVPKGWTVADKTGTGDYGTVNDIAVVWPPQAAPLVVSIMSSKAARDAEYDQELLAEAAAHVVATLT
- a CDS encoding TetR/AcrR family transcriptional regulator — protein: MVYRSTERVRARLSASRERIIAAALEIMAGAGYAGCSVAAVAERAGVATGTVYRHFPAKADLFAEVFRTASQREVDAVARAAALERTAARQVSAVVETFCGRALKSPRLAYALLAEPVDPAVDAERLVFRRAYAELIAGHVAAGVASGELPAQDPELTAAALVGALAEAMVGPLAAGVAGPGTVPGLITFSHRALGVSP
- a CDS encoding isovaleryl-CoA dehydrogenase, producing the protein MTTHEVFNQVPPLVGHDTADDPALLDGLAREGAGWAVAELHELGRIGGAEQAAEQGRLANEHPPVLRTHDRYGHRIDEVEFHPAWHELMRTAVTHGLHAAPWADDRPGAHVARAAGFYVWRPDAGHGCPISMTYAAVPALRHAPELAARYEPLLTARTYDFGLRPPLAKRGLLAGMSMTEKQGGSDVRANATTARPEPDGTYRLVGHKWFTSAPMCDLFLTLAQAPGGLTCFLVPRVLPDGTRNPMRLMRLKDKLGNRSNASAEVEYEHAVAWRVGDEGRGVRTIIDMVNLTRLDCVIGAAAGMRQGVLTAAHHATHRRAFGRYLVDQPLMRNVLADLAVESEAATVLMMRLAGATDRSARGDAGETAFKRLALAVGKYWVCKRWPAHAAEALECLGGNGYVEESGMPRLFRESPLNSIWEGSGNVAALDVLRALGREPQVMEAFQAEVGAAAGADARLDAAVRQVRAELSDHDDLELRARRVVERLALVLQGSLLVRHGHPAVADAFCASRLGGDHGQAYGTLPAGVDFAAIISRAVPKVA
- a CDS encoding adenylate kinase; translation: MSAPSRILVYAVYGAGKSTLAARLSERLGLPWYPVDDLLWEPGWVEVPVARQRSRIEALCRRDRWILDGAYHGWRDVVLARADLVVGLDYPRWLSFWRLLRRTVRRLVTGEEICNGNRESLGSVLSHDSILLWHVTAFGRARRRMRAWQADPTGPPVLLFRSPAALDRWLAGVPVRSDAPAPEALRPPSARRGR